From the genome of Treponema peruense:
TATGACAAACGCTATGACAAATCCGCCGGTAGCAAAATATGGTTCACAGAAACGCAATCAGACTCTGTCGAATTTTTTTGTATACTTTTTTCTGACTCTTGGTGCAGTTATAATGATTGTTCCGCTTTGGTGGATGTTTATTTCATCCCTTAAGACAAAGGGACAGTTTTTGATGACACAGCTTTCACTTGCTGTTCCAAAGGCACCGCAGTGGACAAATTATTTCAAGCGCGTATGGGAAATGGATCCCCAGTTACAGCGCGGAATTCTGAATTCAATTTTTATTGCCGTGAGCACAATTGTGATAGGAACACTTGTTTCTTCACTTGCTGCATTTTCTTATTCAAAGCTTCGTTTTCCGGGAAAGAACAAGCTCTTTCTTGCTGAACTTGCAACCCTTATGATACCATTTTCTATCATCATGATTCCGCAGTTTATAATTTATTCAAGAATCGGATGGCTTGATACATGGTACCCGCTTATTATTCCTGGAATGCTTGGCAATGTATCAATGATTTTCTTCCTGCGCCAGTACATGAGCGGAATTCCTACTTCGATGATAGAATCTGCACGTATTGACGGAGCCGGTTTTCTGCGCATTTTCTGGTCGATTATGCTTCCCAATGCAAAACCGGCAATTGCAGCTCAGGGAATCCTGTGGTTTATGGGCTCATGGAACGACTACTTTGCCCCGAGTATTTACCTTAATACACCGGAAAAGCTTACTGTTCAGGTTATGATTGCAAAACTTAACGCAATGTATGCTATCCAGACTGACTACCCGTTGCTTCTTGCGGCTTCAGTTATTGCACTTCTTCCTGTTCTGATTATCTTTATGGTTTTCCAGAAGCAGATTATTGCGTCAGTTGCAATGACAGGACTTAAATAATTATGCCTTTGCTTGAGCTTTGCGGATTTACTTCTACCCATGACCCGGTAATTGTCAAGGAAAACGGTTTGTATTACCGCTTTCAGACAGGACCTGGAATTCCGGTTGCGGTTTCTGACAATCTTTGCAGCTGGAAATACTGCAGAAAAGTTTTTGACGAAAACCCACGCTGGACGTCAGAGAAGATTCCCGGCTCAACGCATTTTTGGGCTCCCGAAGTTGTGTTCCGTGACGGATGGTGGCGCATCTACTATTCCGTTTCTACATTCGGGAGTAACCGTTCTGCCATAGGTCTTGCCCGTTCACGTACGCTGGATGTAAATTCAGCAGAATACGGATGGGAAGATCTGGGCGCAATAATTGAATCTGTTCCCGAAAATAACTACAACTGCATTGACCCTGCTTTAATCAGGGACGAAAACGGCACGGATGTTCTTTTGTTTGGTTCTTTCTGGGGCGGACTTCAGGAAATTGCGCTCGGTGCCGACGGTTTTGTAAAAAAAGGTGAAAAGCCCGTAACTGTCGCCAGCCGCGGAACAAATCCTAATCCGATAGAAGGCGGTTATCTTTTTAAACACGGAAAATATTATTATCTTTTTGCATCACACGATTTTTGCTGCAGGGGAACAGCTTCTTCTTACCACATTGTTGTGGGGCGTTCTGAAAGTGTCTGCGGTCCTTTTTATGATGACATTGGCGTGAGCATGAGTGACGGCGGCGGAACTACACTGCGCAACGGACTCAGTTATTCACGCTGGGCAGGCCCCGGTCACAATACCGTTTTTGCAGACACTGACAATAAAATATATCTTGTTTACCATGCATACGACAGGCTCAATAACGGGGAGCCCGAACTTCAGATAGAAGAATTAAAATGGAACGAATACGGCTGGCCTGAATTTTAGTCTTCACCGCTGAACTGTTCATCTGTTTTACTGTCTGTCATTTCTCTTTCTTCGAGCATTTCGGCATCTTCGCGCCCGTGCGGAACAGCCCATGATGAATATTTGCCGCTGCCGTTTTTCTTTTTTCTTTCAAGCGGATTCGTATACTGTCTTCTTAGTTTTGAATAATATTCTTCGTCGTCCATAATTTTTTTCCAAAGCTTCTATGTGAAAGCGCAGTTGTTACAAAGAGTAAACTCGGCAGAAGTGATACTGCGTAGGGAGCACGCGGGAAGCTGCAAAAAAAGGCTGCCCTTATGGACAGCCTTTCCATTAGAAATTGACTAATTCATTAAGCCTTGCTAAGACGAGCTTCGAGGTCATCAAGACACTCTGTAAGTTCCTTTGGCAAGTGCTTTCCGAACTTAGGATAGTGGTTTTCGCGGATGTCTTTGCATTCCTTGAGCCAGCCTTCCTTGTCAACCTTTGTGATTGCAGGAATCTGTTCCTTGTAAACTTCTGCAAGTCCGTCAAGGTTAAGAGAACCTTCTTTTGGCATATATCCGATTGGTGTGTCAACGAAGTTGTCTTTTCCGTCGCAGCGGTCAAAAATCCATGCAAGAACGCGGCTGTTGTCGCCGTATCCTGGCCACATGAATCCGCCGGGGAGCTTGTCGTTGTTTTCGTCCTTGCGGAACCAGTTAACGTAGAAGATTTTAGGAAGCTTGTCCTGATCCTTTGCGCTCTTTCCTATGCTGATCCAGTGTGCGAAGTAGTCGCCCATGTTGTATCCGCAGAAAGGAAGAATTGCGAACGGGTCGCGGCGAATCTTTCCAACCTGTGATGCATCGATTGTAGATGCAGCAGTGATTTCTGATCCGACGATTGATCCAAGGAATACACCGTGGTTCCAGTTGCGTGCCTGGTGTACGAGAGGAACTGTTGAAGGGCGGCGTCCTCCAAAGAGAATTGCACTGATAGGAACACCCTTTGGATCTTCCCATTCTTTTGCGATACACGGACACTGTTTTGCAGGTGCTGTAAAGCGTGCGTTAGGATGAGCCATTTCTTCGCCCTTTGGAGCCTTGTCCTTGGGGAATGCATCGCGTGTGTTTCCCTTCCAGTCAACAAGCTTGCCCTTTGCAGGGTAACCGATTCCTTCCCACCAGACGTCTCCGTCTTCTGTAAGTGCACAGTTTGTAAAGATTGTGTTCTTTTCTGCAGAAATAAGAGCGTTCTTGTTTGACTCTGCTGAAGTTCCCGGAGCAACACCAAAGAATCCTGCTTCGGGGTTGATTGCATAAAGACGTCCGTCTTCACCGAACTTCATCCATGCAATGTCGTCACCGACAGTTTCGACCTTCCAGCCAGGGATTGTTGGAATAAGCATAGCGAGGTTTGTCTTACCACATGCAGACGGGAATGCGCCTGTAACGTACTTGACTTCGCCCTGTGGGTTTGTGAGCTTAAGAATAAGCATGTGTTCTGCAAGCCATCCTTCGTCGCGTGCAAGAACAGTAGCAATACGAAGAGCAAAACACTTCTTTCCGAGAAGAGCGTTTCCGCCGTATCCTGATCCGTAAGACCAGATGAGGCGTTCTTCGGGGAACTGGCTGATATACTTGTGTTCAACATCAGCGCAAGGCCAGACTCCGTTGTCTTTTTCACCGTTGTTGAGCGGCTTTCCTACAGAGTGGAGACACGGTACGAATTCTGCGTTGGGGTCTGCATTGAAAATGTCAAGAACCTTTGATCCAGCGCGTGTCATGATGTCCATGTTAAGAACAACGTACTCAGAGTCTGTAAGCTCGATTCCGTTCTTTGAAATTGGTGAGCCGAGTGGTCCCATGCAGAAAGGAATGACGTACATTGTGCGGCCGTGCATACAGCCCTTGTAGAGGCCTTTCATTGTGGCCTTAAGCTCTTTCGGGTCAATCCAGTGGTTTGTAGGACCAGCATCTTCTTCTTTTACAGAAGAGATGAATGTGCGTGATTCAACACGTGCAACATCAGAAGGCAGTGAGCGGAACAGGAAACTGTTGGGCTTCTTGGCAAGCGGAGTTGCGAGTCCTGCGTCAACGCATTTTTTCATCAGGCGGTCATATTCAGCCGTAGATCCGTCGCAAACGTAAACCTCGTCAGGTTCGCACATAGCGACACATTCTTCAATCCAAGCCTTGATTTTTGGGTGCTTGATGTCATTGATAGTCATACAACTACTCCTATGATGGCGGGAATCAAAAAATGAAACAGAAGTTTTTACAACGTAGCCTTTCTGTTTTCATGTCCATGCGTCAGCGCAGACCTTTTGATTCCTATACAAAAAATATACATTTTTTTGCCTTTATTTTCAACCGATATTCAAAAAATATTCGTTTACACCTATGCGCGCGGATGTACTTTTACAGTGCATGTGCAGACAACTTGATTTTATCTTTTTAATATGCGTATATTTATGTTATGAAAGACAATAAATTCAATTTTTGTCCTGAATGCGGCTCAAAAAATATATGTACAAAAAACAGCGGGCGCAAGTGGGTTTGCCCTGACTGCGGTTTTGAACTTTACAACAATACCGCTGCGGCTGTAGGACTTCTTATACAGAATAAAAAGGGTGAGCTTTTATTTGAAAAACGTGCAAAGGAACCAAGAAAAGGGTTTTTGGCTTTTCCCGGCGGATTCTGTGAACCTGATGAAAGCGGTGAAAATGCAGCCGTGCGCGAGTGTTTTGAAGAAATAGGTGTAAGGCCGCTTTCTGTAAAATACATATGCAGTTACCCGAATACATATGTCTACAAAGATGTCGTCTACAAAACCTGCGATATGTTTTTTACCGCAACTCTTCCGGCTGGGGCACAGCTTAAGGCCGAAGAGTCCGAAGTGAGCGGATTTGAATGGGTTGGTGTAAAATCTGCGGAAGATGTAGAAAAAATACCGTTAGCATTTGTTTCTGCAAAAAACACACTGTTGAAGTGGCTGGAGACAAAATGAGTTTACCTTTAATTATGTGTATTGCGGGCGCGGCAGTTTTTATTTTTGTATTTTTCTTCTATATAATACGCATATCCCGCCTTAAAAAGACCCGCGCCGGCTCTTCTCTTGATGTACCGCGCGCACCGGTTTCGTACAAGGGCAGCATTGCAGCGGCTTTTGTTCTGGAAGCACTGCCTTTTGCGGTTCCCATGGAATTATATATGGTGGCGGTTTCACTAGCCTGCGGAATTCTTGGCGAGATAATTGTTTTTAAGGAAAGAATAGCAAAAATTTCCGAAAATGAGCCATCGGGTACTGGACAAAGTTCGTAATATTCTATATACTACTAATACTTTATGGCGTCTTACCCAAGCGGTAAGGGAGAGGTCTGCAAAACCTTTATGCAGCGGTTCGATTCCGCTAGACGCCTTTCATAAAAAAAAGGTATCCGGTTGGATACCTTTTTTTTATGCTTACGGACTGTTCGAGCAAAGCTGCGGTCCGATACAATATATTTTGTGCTGTCCGGGTATCCGGGCGGCACTTTTCTGGAGAGATTTATGAGAAGAGTTTTTGTTTTTGCACTTCTGCTGTCTTTTGTTTTGAGTTTTGTTTCTGCCGCCAGTATGCCTTCGCATTCTAAAATACGGATTTCTTCTACAAAGTGGTTTGACATCATCTATCCTGTAGAAAGTGAAAATTCAGCCCGGGAACTTTTTGACAAAGCCGATTCAATTTATGAAAAAATCTGTGCATCTTACGGAAAAGAGCCTGACTTTCGCATGCCGGTTGTAATTACTCCTGACACTGACGCTTACAACGCTTATTTTTCCAACGGACACTACAATCATATTGTTCTTTTTGATGCTGTTTCTGATGAAAGTATGGCTGTTTTTTCTGAGCCGCTTCTTGGAACTTTTACGCATGAACTGACCCATGCTGTTTCTATAAATATGCGCAATCCGTTCTGGAAAGTTATAGATTCTGTGTTCGGCGATATTTTTAATCCGGGCTCGGCTTTTATTATGACGACTCTTTTTAAGGAAGGGGCTGCTGTTTCTATGGAAAGTTCCGGCGGGGAAGGGCGACTTAACGATCCTTTTTACCTTCATATGTCGCGCCAGGCAAAACTTTCGGGCAAATTTCCTTCGGCGCAGGATGTGACAGGCGCAAGGGACAAGTTTCCTTCGGCATCGGCATCTTACGGTTTTGGCGGACCTTTTGCCGCTTTTATCCAGCAGAAATACGGAATGGAAAAATATGCCGAATTCTGGTACCGTGCAATAAATGCAAAAAGCCTGACTTATGAAACTGCTTTCAAGCGAATCTACGATGTGAGTCTTGGAACTGCGTGGAAGGAATTCAAAGATTCTGTTTATGTTCCAGATATTCCCAAAAATCCTCTTGAAGAAAAATTTGTTACTGACTTTTTTAACCCTAAGTCAGACAGTTTTTCAAGACAAAATCTTTTGGGTTCAAGGTTTTACGGCCTTTCGTCTTCTGATGTTTCGGTAAGTTACATTGACGGCGGGGCTGTCTGGCTTTGTTCTGCACAGGACGGGATGTTCGGCGTTCCAAAAAAACTGTTTTCGCGCGACGGAATTCTTTCGGCAAGGCTTTCTTCTGACGGGGAATTTCTTGCTGTAAGTTACGAAGATGACAACAGTTCGGGAACAAAATACAAATCTGCACTTTACGAAATCAAAAGCGGCAGGTGGCATGAAATAAAGCAGGCAGGACTAAGGGACGCGTGTGTTTATTACGCAGAAGGAAAAATTTATGTTACTGCAGTTTATGCTTTTTCTCAGAGCGCTTCCCTTGTGACGTTTGCATTTGACGGAAAATCTTTTTTAAGGGCAAGTGAAGTTTCTTTTGCAAGCGGCGAGTCTGTTTTTTCTCCCTGTTTTATTGAAGGAAATGTTTATGCTGTCTGCAGGTCGGGACTTGAGTGGACTATAAGATGCTTTGGGGATCTGCGGAATTCAAACGGCGTTAAAAATGAGACATATTCTTTTTTGCCTGATGCACGGCTCCGATGGCTTTCGGCGGGAATTCTTGGCGGTAAACCTGTGCTTTTGTTTTCTTATGCCGAGCCTGACACTTTCCCAAGGCTGGGATGGCTTGACCCTTCTTCAAAAGAAATGTTCCTTATGAATACTGACGTTTCGGGCGGCGTGTACTGGCCGGTTGCTGCCGCCGGATCTGTTGTTTACAGCTCTTATTTTTATGACAACAGAAAACTTTTGTGTCTGGACACAACTTCTCTTGACAATGCCGGCGGAGTTTTGAAACTGACCGCCGCCCGGTCTGCGGTTAACGAAAGCAGTGACGC
Proteins encoded in this window:
- a CDS encoding carbohydrate ABC transporter permease, with protein sequence MTNAMTNPPVAKYGSQKRNQTLSNFFVYFFLTLGAVIMIVPLWWMFISSLKTKGQFLMTQLSLAVPKAPQWTNYFKRVWEMDPQLQRGILNSIFIAVSTIVIGTLVSSLAAFSYSKLRFPGKNKLFLAELATLMIPFSIIMIPQFIIYSRIGWLDTWYPLIIPGMLGNVSMIFFLRQYMSGIPTSMIESARIDGAGFLRIFWSIMLPNAKPAIAAQGILWFMGSWNDYFAPSIYLNTPEKLTVQVMIAKLNAMYAIQTDYPLLLAASVIALLPVLIIFMVFQKQIIASVAMTGLK
- a CDS encoding arabinan endo-1,5-alpha-L-arabinosidase; the protein is MPLLELCGFTSTHDPVIVKENGLYYRFQTGPGIPVAVSDNLCSWKYCRKVFDENPRWTSEKIPGSTHFWAPEVVFRDGWWRIYYSVSTFGSNRSAIGLARSRTLDVNSAEYGWEDLGAIIESVPENNYNCIDPALIRDENGTDVLLFGSFWGGLQEIALGADGFVKKGEKPVTVASRGTNPNPIEGGYLFKHGKYYYLFASHDFCCRGTASSYHIVVGRSESVCGPFYDDIGVSMSDGGGTTLRNGLSYSRWAGPGHNTVFADTDNKIYLVYHAYDRLNNGEPELQIEELKWNEYGWPEF
- a CDS encoding NUDIX hydrolase, which codes for MKDNKFNFCPECGSKNICTKNSGRKWVCPDCGFELYNNTAAAVGLLIQNKKGELLFEKRAKEPRKGFLAFPGGFCEPDESGENAAVRECFEEIGVRPLSVKYICSYPNTYVYKDVVYKTCDMFFTATLPAGAQLKAEESEVSGFEWVGVKSAEDVEKIPLAFVSAKNTLLKWLETK